The Elaeis guineensis isolate ETL-2024a chromosome 11, EG11, whole genome shotgun sequence genomic interval TCTTCTCACAAATCGTATGGTCTATCACTCCATGTATATCTTTACTACGTAACCCTAATTTCAAAAACAATTGCTAAAGATTCCACAAAATGCAAAGTTTAATAGAAATCACCACAAACCTTTAGAACAATTGATCACCTGTTTGAagtgtgatctcctatcacactCCTGATCCTACTTTTGATCCCCTCCATTTGCCGCTttaaaacaagaatagaataggTGTATTTTCAAATGACTCCCAACCCGTCTCTTGCAAatgttccttcttcttcttcaaaaggtGACAATCACTCCATAATGTTAGAGTTAGGTCACTTTAATACACACTAGAAATAAAAGATCCACTTGGAAGCAATGCAGACCAGCTAGATTTTGAGATTGTTTTAAGAAGCATGACACTAATATTTCTAtaatgcccccgacccgagatcgtgAGCCAAGGGTTGCgacaactgccgcatactcatggAAAACTCTATCCACATACATGCAAGACATTCCAAacagatatcaatgcatcacagtagaattaatttaaattactaaaagttgaaATTCAATTTATTAACCAATCCAAAGGATATCCAAATCTAAAAATCTTAGATCAAATAAATatccattaaaaatttaaaataataataatagatctaagttcaacgaTATTGACAGTGCCAAATCTCACTTTTAGTCTCACTCCCAAGTAATACCTACATCAACAATTAAGTAtcagaatttgaaaataaaagagagatAATATGCTCGACAGcccaataaataataaatatctcaactagatattttagatattattataagatataatattcaaaaataattaccatGAATAAGTCTAGGAACATATATCATGCTCAATTATGTAAACTAAAtactttcaaatattcatatgcaTATATAaccataaaattaatttgaatcatACAAcatataactcaacagccttaaCTATAACACACTTATACCCTATGATGGGGCTAGAACAGAAATAATGAACTCAATCATAATTAGAGTGCCAGTGCATAACCCCTATTGACAGGATCCAGAGAACCAATGCATAATCTCCATTGACAGGATCTAAAGAACCAATGCATAAGCTCCATTGGCAGGATCCAAAGAACTAATATACAACCCCTATTGGCAAGGTCCAGATAACATAGATTGAGAGCTCAAATCCAAtgcacataaaaatatttttgcaagATAACATATGTATCATAATTCTGATCAACATATGTATATTCTATAacaaatcaataaatcataattGTTTTTCAAAAATCTCAATCTTTGCAAATCACTCTCCTTTCAACTACAATTTCGTAAATCACATATAAATCAAAGACTCATTATTTGTTTCAAAATAAATGACTTAAATGAGATATCTCGAAAAGATGGTTCATTATTTATCCCTGCAGAATATTGAACAGACGAACTCAATTAATCCTAAGAGGATTCTTcagaatctattattcaaaatatatcatTGTATCAATTTTAAgccataattaattaaaaattaaaaattaaaaaataaaaaacctaaGTTCCAACACCTTCATAAGGTTGGCAAAAGCGGTAACATCCAATTTTCTTGGTCGGtccaatcaagataattttatatgATCATGATTAGACTATGATACATGTGATTTAGTAGAGatcaaggatgatcaaatctattaaTATCCAACAAGAGTCAAAATGGAGGTTGGTATACTGATTGACAGTCAaaaatcaatttgatcaagtagCTTCATCTAACCAGAgtcattaaaatataatgatttaataGAGATCAACAAAGATCAGATATTGTAATGCTCGAAAGCGGCTTGGATGATGTGGGCATATTGTCCATTAATAGAGCGATTCAAAATTCCCTACTCGAATCAATTCAAATTCCAAGCAATTGGGCTTGAGATCCTTCATTAGGCTcataaatcaaatagagaaagaaTATCGGAGGAGAGAAATTAATGTGGAGTAGGACCGATCAAGCGACATTATTCGGTATCCCAATCTGTCCGATCAggatgatttcatcaaatcatgagTGAGCTAGTGTACATATGATCCAACAAAAATTACAGATAATTGAATCTAGAAGAATCTAGTCTAGCCAGAATCGATACCAACATGCTGTCCGACAATAACGGATGATGATCTTTTGTCACCATGATTGGATCAAAATCATTGAAAATAACCTTTTATTAGATCAATCCTAGAAAGAAGAATCTATGAAGAGagtgagagagaaacaatctagagagaaaattctaaagagaaaaACTAGAGAAAAAGTAtaactttttagagagagaaagtagggatGCAAGctaaaagagagaaggaagagagaggaaagcGAGAGaaaatctctctcctttttttctttttcttcttttcttctcttctcttatttttttcttttttcctctttttccttggaAAAACGGAGACTTAGTCCCCCCTTTTCTCGAATAGGGGATCTTATGGCCGCATAGGTGTGACAGGAGATGGTGCAGGCCATGGAGGTGCTATCAGAGGTCCACAATCAGTGGTCTAGCATGGTCCTTGGCTTCAAACCATGGTCAAAGAAATGGAGCAAGGGTAAAAACAAAAACTTGGAATCTTGATTAATCCCAGGATTTATGGATCATTCCCAACTGACAATAGCTCAACAGAGAATTGGGATGactggggaagaagatagatagggTAGAGGAGCTTCATACCTCCTCTCCGTCGAGTTTTTGATGCAACAACATTGATGATGGCAGCCGAAGGTTGGGACGAAACAAGGAAGAAAATTTTAGGATAAttgaccttgaaggctaaggatcGGCGGTGGAGACCACAATAATCTCCAATTGATTTAAATAGAGAAGGAATCAAGGTTCTTAGAGGTCCTTCCGGTGTTAAAGATTGAGTGGAAATCGAACTCCCTTCTGAAGGAAACCAAGGAAAAAGACAACTCCAATCAGGAGTTTGTCCTTCCTCAGCACATGTGATGCATGtgcagtttttttcttttttctagttGGGCTTTTTTAGTTTGGGGCTGGGTATTACAATTCCAGTGGTAATTGAAGCATGGATCAATCATCTATCACAACTTCAAGTCCGGATTTATTCCACCGTCCATCAATAGTCGATACCTCTATTTCTGCAGCAATTAGAGAAGATAATTTGCGCCCAGAATATAACTAGCCCCTAGAAAGCCTCAACATTACTGATGTTAACATGTATTGTGAACTGGTTTTGTACAATCTAGGAGTCATTTTGACATCTTCCAAGATTTTCCAAACATTATCAACTAATTTAGACAAGTTGCTTCTAAGGGGAGAACATTTACCCACACatacatgtacatgtatacatatatacattgaTAAACATATATCCATACATATGAGTGTGTCTACATCGGTGGGTGTTCTAGACAAGCATCTATGTATACTATAGGACTCCTTAAGAAATTATTCTCATTGATGATTGCATGTTACATGCGAACTATATTAGCTTTCCTTTCAAGTAAATAATAGACTTGATATAAATTTCACAAGGATTTTCTAGCATTCCAACGCATTTCTTTGCAACAATTATAAATGCACAGAAGCATTTATCCCTGATCGGGACTATAGCAAAGTAATAACTGATACCAATCAAGAGATAAATAACCAAACCTCTCCTGCTCAATCATAAAACAGAAAACAAGACATTAAAGAATACATATTTCTAAAACAAAATATATAGTCCACGCATCAGAATAATACAATAAAATCAGTGATTTAAAATTGTTACCTAGTCCAGACTTGAACATGTAAGGGATGTTAGTAGCTCCCACTGGACGCCCAGCTTGGAACTCCTCAGGCGTCCTAAAAGACCACTCAATGTAGAATGACATCCATTCAACTAAAGCAAGATGCAGCACTTAACTATCTGACATGATAAGAAAAACACTCtaatctttctttcctcctctctACGTATTCTTTCTGCTTGAGAACCAACCTGACATCCAGGTACCGATGTCCAGCTTGAAGGAGCTCATGGGCGACATTGACGGGCACAGATCGAGGGACTTCAACTGCTTCCGGACTCCCATCCGTGGACATCGACCTAATTCTGTCGACAAATTCGGCAACAACAAGAaatcaaggaaaaaaaatatagaggCAAATAGATTTATTCCAATACCTCAGAAAGGTCGGGCGACGGTTTGTAGCGCTGACGAGTACATTTGGGAATCGAAACTGCAGAGGCGAAGACGGGAGGGTTGCCAGCAATGGTACGGCTCTGCATGAAAGGTGTTAGATGGAATGccaaagagagagaaggagaagctCGGCCTGAAGAGGGATTACCGACCTCTTGAGGGATGAAGGGATGTAAGGTGGGAGAGAAGAGCGAGTGAAGCAAGAAGCAGCCATCgttttttcttctcaaaaagaagaaagattgGCAGGAGGAATggatgagagggagagggagagggagagggaaaagTGTCGATGGATTTGGACTGGGATGGTGAGGATCAATGTACGATACCAACGCAATGCTTTGGATGTGGTGATGCTTCCCTCGGGCAAATCCTCTAGTCGAGAGAGAAGCTAAACCGATCACCGTTCAGAAAGGGACTGGCGGAGGAAGAATCCAAACACGGCTTTTTTTACTACTTTccccaagctttttttttttttttttgaaaagatgtccacccccaccccccaccaccaccaaaaaaaaaaaaaaaggcctctGTCCACTGTAAATTACAATTGAACTTGAAAGAGTCTGGACCTGATTAAGATTGGCTTCAAACTAATTTCAAGCGAGCTGAGCATGAGCCAGTTTCAATTAGATTGATGATCTTAAAAGTTTAAATTGATTCAAAATTGTGTGCGACATGTATCATGCTTGGTTCAAATTCATTCAAGCTAAGTGCAAATttgataaagtaaaaaaaaaaaaattaattttataagaaaaatttttgaaatataatatttatttttaaatgttattatttttaagagAAATAAGCTTTCCAAACAATTTTCTTGAAATCAAACAAAACCTAAGTTCAGGCTAAAAACAATCAATGCTTGACTTTAAGTTTAACCTAATTTTAACAATTTAGAAAATCCATTAGCGAAAGCCTTAATCATAAACCGTAAATTCATACTGCTCCCGGCCTTTTTGGCTAACATCAGGTGTAGTAtccattatttttaattaaatatctaaTACATGAGTCATTGAGCCACcatgatattaaaatattaaatcataaaattcaaaataaagctTAGTTGTTGGGTCAGGGAGACTTCATAAGAATGAATTGAAAATATCCATTTGACTAATGGGCTAATTTTTGGAGCTAGCAAGTGCAACAACCAACTGAATATTAATAGGTGTGATGATTGGGTTGAATGTTTCGCTGTAGTTAATGTCCAGTTGTTGATTATACCCATTTGAGAGCTATAAACTCTATCAACCACAGAACCTAAATTACAAGACAAAGCTATGTGTGCTTACTTCATACCTTAAATTGAATAATTTTGCCTACACATGCTAAAATTACTCTATGCATGACAATAATTTTTGTCATGCCATCTGAACACCATGATATCACTATATCATTTTCCTTACATCCTTGGATCCCTCATTTTCACGCCACTTATAGTTCTTTCTCTATCCTCTCTTTTACCCATGTTAAAAACCTTAAATTACTATAAGTCTGTTAGTCTTTATTCTACACGTAGTTTCAAATGACTAACTCCTAATAATGTACCTCCTAATTAGCAAAATTATGATACCCCACTTGTGATACCCCAAACCCAGTTCTTGAAGtagcaaaaaaaaaacaaaaacagagAAAACTCCTGCTAGGAGTCCTCTCGAATGAAGTCAGAATCCGACGCCAAGGAGAAGAACAACTCCTCCCCCATCCACCTCTATTTAGAGGGATCAAGCCTTTGTAGAACCCATCACTGATCAACCGCTGAACTCGTTGGAGAAGCCTTAATCTCCTTCAAACATCCTCTTCGTGCTGGCCTTAAATCCTTGCTGGAGACAAGGTTAGGACTCCCATCCTGGGATTTTAACTTGGGGGTTTAATTAAACCCCTAAGTATTGGTGCAATACCCTTAGGGGTATATAAATATTaaccaaaaaattatatatatatatataatatatatatataatatatatatatatatatatatatatataaactcctataatataaaaaattttagttagcTTACTGGTTTGAACCCCCATCCTTTATTCCTCATATCTCAGGTTTGAATTCttactcttatttttttctctttttttcatattttctctctcATGAAATGATAAATTCCtacttttacttttttttctttttttttctattttctttctcgCTCACTTTCTCTCTCATAAAATGATGAAACCCTAAAGTCTAAACCCAGGCCCTAGGACCCAGTGAGCCAGCCCCctctttttagtttttttttccttGTGCAGTCgcatgtgataaactctaaaccCAGGCCATGGGGCCCAATGGGCCAGCCCTCTCTTTTTAGTGTTTTTCCTTTTGCAGCCGCATGTCTGCAAGACCATGACCCCCTCTTTTCCCCTTTTGCAGCTATCTATGTGCGACCCCACCAGGCACAGCGACCGTTCATCTCCGGATGACCGTTCCTCACAAAGGtttgttctccttttttttttttttttgcaatttgaGTTTTTAAAATACTTATATTTTAATTTGCAAGTCTTTGTTCATTTCAATTGGAGTTCAACTTCAACTAATTATTCTAATTTCACGTTTTGAACTGTAATTGAGATAATTACAaatttttcactctttctctctagttTAATTGAATGATAAATTGATAATTAATTGAATATTGAATAGCATTTGGGATATTGCTGGCCTGATTATTAGTTGTTATTATTGTGATGGTAAATACTGAATTGATTAATGATGGTAAAGTTGTTTTAAGGTGTactttatatttttgtatattttttatttgtttgtatTATTTGTAttgtattaaaaaattaataaaatcttatttttttctaatttttaaatgGAGAAATACTATGAAAAAGTGTCATCTGCATTCATCCCATCTAGTTCATTATCTCAAAATTCACCTCTTATTGAAGAAAGTAGCAATCAATTGAGAAATTCATCTAGCGGCAATACTTCACAACCACAACAACAATCACAATCACAATCTTTTCAAAGACAAAGTTAAGGAgttgatttaaatattttgaagtttGATCTGGATGAAAGAGATCCAATTTTAAGTTATCATCCAAATGATCGTGATGAAGTGAGGAAAGCATATATACAAAATGGCCCTTGTCAACCCAAAAGTCATGATTTCCCTTAAATAAATATTCCTGGATATAATCGTTGTTTTCAGAAAGAATGGTTTGATGAACATACTAATTGGTTGGAGTGTAGCATAAAGAAAGATGCAGCATTTTGCTTATGTTATTATTTATTCAAGAAGAAAGGTGAAAGAGACTCATTTACTAGTACCAAATTTAGAAATTAGtataaaaagaataagtttgcTAAGCATGTTGGTGGGCCTAATAGTACTCATAACCAAGTAGTTAAGAATTGTGAAGATTTGGTACGACAGAAGCAATCTATTCAAACTATTCTTGATAAGCAATCTGATAAGGCTAATCTGATAAGCATCTATTCAAACTATTCACTGCATTGGTTGATGTTGCGAGATTGTTTTTGTGTCAAAGGTTGGCATTTCGTGGTTATGATGAAAGTGAAAAGTTCTTAAATAAGAAGAAATTTTGTGAAGTTTTAGCACGGCATACAGATCGTATTGAAAATACGGCAAGTTTGgtattgaaaaatatttcaaaaaattaataaatgaggTCACCAAAAATCCAAAAAGATATTGTAAATACATGTGCAACAGAAATAATTATGACCATTATTGAGGACCTTCGTGAAGATTACTTTGGCATACTTGCGGATGAATCTCATGATATGTCACATAAAAAGCAAATGGCTCTTGCTTTGAGGTTGTTGATGGAAAGAGAGCCGTGATAGAGAGATTCATTCGAATTGTTCATATtcgggatatttctactttatcttTAAAAAAAGCAGTTGATTCTTTGCTTTCTAAGAATTCACTGAGTCTATCATATATACATGGACAATATTATGATGGAGCGAATAACATACAAGGTGAGTTTAATAGCCTTAAAACTTTAATTCCAAGAGAGACTCATTATTTTGCCCATCAACTCTAATTGATACTTGTTGCCATTGCAAAAAGAAATGATGATGTTAATTAGTTTTTTTGCTTGGTTGCTAATGTGTTGAATGTATTAGGAGCTTCTTTTAAGCATAGGAAAGATATTCAAGAAGATCAAGCAAAAAAACCTTAAAATGCATTACATACGGGTGAGCTTGAAACTGGACaagaattaaatcaatagtttgatCTTAAAAGAGCTGGTGAGACTCGTTGGGGATCTTATTATAAATCTCTTACTAATGTTAGTGCTATATTTGGATCATTGATTGGTGTGCTTGATAACATTGCTAGTGATGCCCATGACCTTGATAAAAGATTTAAAGCATCGGGGACTTCTTGATTCTTGTCAAACATGTGATTTTGCTTTCTTGTTGCACTTCATAAtagagattttagatgtcacaaatGAGTTAAACATAGCCTAGCAAAAGAAAGAACAAGATATTGTGAATGCCATCACACTTGTTGAGATGGCAAAAGTTCGGTTGCAAGAGGTAAGACAAGATGGATGGGAAGATCTCTTTGATGCGGTTTCTTCATTTTGCaggaaatatgatattttgatccctAGCATGGATAAGTTGCATATTCTTAAAAGGAGATCAAAATGTAGAGTTTTCGAACATACAAGGTTGCATCATTTTCATGTTGAAATATTTTACAAAGTTATTGATTGGCAACTTCAGGAGCTTAACAGCCACTTTAATGAGGTGAACACTAATTTGCTTCTTGGTATGGCTAGCTTGAATTTAGTTGATAAGTTCTCCAATTTTAACTTGAAGAAGATATTACGATTGGTCGAATTGTATCTGAATGATTTTGGAGAATGTATGTTAGAACTTTGATTTcaacttcaaaattttattgttaaTGTGAGCTGTCGTGATGATAGATTTTTGAGCTGAAAGGACTTGATGAGCTTTCTAAAAAATTAGTTGAGATAAAGAAGCATTTGACTTATTATCATACCTATTTGCTTGTGAAATTTGTATTGATTCTATCGATCGCCACAACAGCTATAGAAAGAGAATTCTCTACAATAAAATTTATCAAGAATGACTTGAGgaaccaaatggaagatgaattcACGAATGATTATATGGTGACCTATATAGAAAGAGATATATTTAGAAGTATTCCTAGTGATGTCATCATGGATAGCTTTTAAAAAATGAAAACTCATTGAGGACAACTATATTAATGTACTTGAATTTACTTTcacttaatataatattattaagtttgtttttatttatttatttatttttatattaagccCTCTGGGTGAAAATCCTGGCTGCACCATTGCTCCTATCTcttgtttatttttcttccctagataTTCTTCCACCTTTAGCATGCCACTGTCGGTCAGATTTTGTTGAGAACCATCAAAAAATTGGTTTGAAAATCCATCCTTATTTTTTTCCTAGTTTTCTGCCCCTTCTTTTGGTTTTTTTTCCCAGCATCAGTGATCATCACGGACCACCAGTCTGGAATTGATAGGCTACGATGTCCAGCCCCAGCTGCTATCGGCCACCACCGCACCAATCGTGGCCTCTGGTTTAAGGAACAAAGAGGAACAAAAGGTCCCCTATTTTGTCTAAAGACCacgggaagaaagaaagaggaagaataaggaaaaagaagaaaaagaggaaaaaagaaaaagagaagagaaaaaaaagaagagagagattctctctcttccctctctcccttctctcttcacAGGCTTCTACTTTTTTCTCTAAaaagtttgattttctttctccactttctctctagtttttttttctaaaaaaatcttactttctctctctataaatttctctctctaaaagtgtcTCTTTTTGGATTATGTCTCTTGTAAGATTTTTTAGACTTTCGAAAGATCCTCTAACTAGGGTTGATAATTTTCAACACAACCTATTGACATGGATACGATACGACACGTACTTAGGTGAGTTTGAATTTGGAATAAATAGGTTCTGATTATAAATGGATTGATCTGTTTATGAATACGATAAATTCGTATCTTAAGCAGGTTGACCTGTGTATCCCATTTTGATCCATTTAGCTAAAAGGGTTAAAATACGTTAACAGATTACATGATATATTTAAACacgtttatttttagattatttgaTGGCAAATAAGGAGTGTTTGTAaataagattaattttttaaagttgtttaattttattttagagcTGTGATTAGCATAGCAAgtaactaaattatttttatattattttaattttttagtcaaatttttattattttagttacaTTTTGTAAATAAGTCAAATAGTTAAATGGGTCATTAGATGGGTTATGTATCCATTTGACCCACCAACATACTTGGGTCATATCGTGTCAATCTGTGTATATTTATGTCGTCTTCATATTCCACAGATCGACCATTTAATTAAACGGGTCATATTCGGGTTAAGCTAATCTATATTATCCCCTCAGGTCAACGCGACCTATTTACGACCTGCGAACATAAATTGCTAGTCCTATCTCTAATAGCCTTGATAGATCCTCATGAAGGGATTTTGCCCATTGATTGTCAAATAGTTTATCAGTCCCCACCTTAACTAGACCGAGCATCATAAGATTTTATTGTCGATTGCATCGTGGTAGCCTATCTTGACTCTTGATTTATAGTGAATCGATTTGATGTTCTAGATTAGACCGACTAGATGTTGGATGCTACCACATAGCAGCCAGCTTTGTGaggatttaagatttttattttaaaaataattatgattaagTTTGATAAGAGTATGATTTTACATATTAGGTattgaaagataaatttttaaagttATGTGGATTTGTTAGAGCATATGTGAGATAAGTaatgatatattttcttagattttttatttatataatattatcttgAATATTGAATAAATTGTTAATAGATTTATATGTATTTATGAATCATATGAGAAtgtgttttgaatgaaatttgatataaaattttaaaataatatttttttatattattatcgtACTGCCTACTAATCTAAAATCATATATGCATATTTTGATATGTGCTATTTTATGAAAGAAATTTTGCTATGAATTGATTTTAGACTCTCAACCTAACTATATTCTAAGTCCTGTCAATTGGAGGCTATGCATCGACACTCTGAGCTCACGATTCTATTTCTAATCCGATCATAGGGTATAAGTGTGGTATTCTATCTCCGTCATACGATATAAGTGTGGTATTCTGATCCGACCATAAGATATAAGTATGGTATTTCAACCCCACCATAGGAGATAAGTATGGTATTCTGGCCTGACCACAAgataaaaatatggtcatagtaaAAGGCTGATGAGTTATGtggtatttattttgattagattttttagtatgattaattttgaaatcaaatatatgattatgtatatgaatatttgaaagatactAACATTactgaatttatattttgattatgtttATGTACTGATTAacgataaattatattttgataattacaatctatactatcatatgaattatctaatcaaagtaatcattgcttactgggctatctgGCTCActattctatattttattatttacagaTTCAGAAATCTAGTTTGATTCGGAGATTCGATATAATAGAACGAACTAGAGGCAaacttgatattttattttagattaaaatttattaaaatttaatgtaAGATCATagaattttattttgtaagatatttgatttagttatttgaaaataaagttgaaTATAAATTATGTGAAATTTATTCTGCTATTGCTTTGTGTTATCATGATGAAattccttgcatgcttatggagataattcttcataagtatgcggtggttacCATGATCCTTGGCTCACGATCTCAGATTGACGGTGTACACCACCCATACATCCCATTATCTATGAACTTTTTTGTCCCATAGTTGTCTCTATGTCCATTTATTTTTCACTCTTTTATTCCTTTACCCAATAAAAGAACTTCTCATCCTTCTACAAACCCTATATTATCACCTCTTAGGTAAGCCAAaactaattttataattaaatcacACCCTTAATCCTATAAAACAAAACCCTATTATACATCTTAGTCCTCTCTTCTTTGTATATGTAATGACCttaatcaattaatttttttatataaatcttTCTTGTTCATGAAGGGAAGACAAGCCTTGCAAACCATGCAGCACACTCAAACCTTCGAAAAAGGTCTATTGCTTTCTAAATTTCTCTCTTGACATTCTCCATTTTAAAAGCCTTAATACTCTTGCCTACCTCCTTAAAAATCTTATCCATCTTCTACTCTACCATTCTTTCATTTAAAAGAAGGAAACATTTTTAAATTGTGAAAATAAATTCTACCAATAAAAGCACTAATGGAGACTCATTTTGCCTCAACATAGGCTTTTCATGCAAGATTAAAAGAGATCTTCCTAGATATTGGCATCTTATCCAAGCTTCTATattgtttctttcttcttttgttattcccttattgttttattttttcaaaaataattacttaccaACTTCAATTGACCTCCTAACTTATAATTTACTTGCTAAGTTCAACTATTGTtgctcttttattttatttatttttattatattttagtctTTTAACTTGTTGCCCTTATTTCTTTCATCGTATTGGCATCTTAGCTTCATTTAATGGTTTAgggtttctttctccttcttgaGATTACAAAATTCTTTCTATTGCTTAGAATACAATGAACCCAATTTGCATGCTTTATTCTTCTTTTGCCATGAGCACACATCACATGCACATTTTCATTTAGGTTatgtctatttttttgatattattctacTATATCTAGGCAAAAGAATAGTCA includes:
- the LOC105032471 gene encoding thiosulfate sulfurtransferase 16, chloroplastic isoform X1; its protein translation is MAASCFTRSSLPPYIPSSLKRAVPLLATLPSSPLQFRFPNVLVSATNRRPTFLRIRSMSTDGSPEAVEVPRSVPVNVAHELLQAGHRYLDVRTPEEFQAGRPVGATNIPYMFKSGLGMTKNPNFLKDVSSVFEKDDALIVGCLSGKRSLMAATELSSAGFSGITDIAGGYSAWVQNGLPTEQ
- the LOC105032471 gene encoding thiosulfate sulfurtransferase 16, chloroplastic isoform X2 — encoded protein: MAASCFTRSSLPPYIPSSLKRAVPLLATLPSSPLQFRFPNVLVSATNRRPTFLRSMSTDGSPEAVEVPRSVPVNVAHELLQAGHRYLDVRTPEEFQAGRPVGATNIPYMFKSGLGMTKNPNFLKDVSSVFEKDDALIVGCLSGKRSLMAATELSSAGFSGITDIAGGYSAWVQNGLPTEQ